The window TGTCGGTGATGGCGATTTTGATCGGGCTTCTGGTTGGTTCATTCTGTCAGGTTCTGTTTCTTTTTCTTAAACTCCTCGGCTTCAAGGTCACCCGATATTTCCATCTGACTCTTTTTGATGCCGATGCCAGAGGGCTTCTTGCCGTGGGCGGTATGATAATCATTGTCGAACTTATATCACGCACTTATTTTCTGATTGACCGTTTCTATGCTTCGGACCTGGCGCCGGGGGTTGTATCGGCACTCAATTACGGCAGTCTTCTGGTGATGCTTCCGGTAAGCGTGGCGGGCCTGGCGATCGCCAATGTGACCTTTCCATATCTCAGTGATCGTCTGCACGGAAATCAGCCGGGCCGTTTCGCCGAGCTGTTGCGTTCCACAATTCAGCTGTCACTGGTGATAGGAGTGCCGTGCGGGATATTTTATCTGTTTTTCGCACGTGAATTGACGGCGGCGGTTTTTCTCCGAGGGGCCTTCGATCTGGAGTCTCTGGCCATGACCTCGCGCCTTCTGGTTTTTCTGGTCCCCCATCTGGTTTCGCTCTTTTTCTACAGTTTATTGATGCAAGCATGCTATGCTTCGGGACGGCAGAGATATGTACTGGCGATCGCCGCAGTGGCGGTGATCCTTAAATTCGGTTTGACCGGACTTTTTAAAGGTATGCTTGATTATCCCGGAATTGCTCTGGCCACGTCGGTTGTTGAAGTGCTGACCCTGGGCATGTTGATGCTGGTTCTGGCTCGTGATGGGCAAATTGCAGGTGTCAGGACACATCTGTTGGTTTCAGGCAAGGTCGCTCTGGCCTCGCTGCCAATGGCGGCGATTGGATATTATTATAAAAATCTGCCCGATTTCAGTGTCGGTTTGAGTTTGATATCAAGATTTCGTATTATTCCGGCCTTCATTCTATCGGCAACAGGTTTTGTCATAATCGGATACCTGACAAGGATTCCCGAGATAAAAGATCTGGTCGATAGTGTTTGGAGGAAATGGCGGGCATGAGCGATATTGCAGCTTATAGCTATCAAAGTGACGGTAGGAAAGATATGCGGCCGCAGTTGGAAGCGAAAAATGGATTATTGAGAATATGCCGGGAATAATTAATACAAATCGCAAAATTGTCATTCTGGGGAATGCCGCTTCAGTGCATATCAGGCGCTGGGCCAAAGGCATATCCGATAGCGGACTGGGAGTGACCGTTATTTCCTATGGCGGAAAGGAAATAGAGGGGATTGAAACCATTTTGCTGGGCGGTCAGACCGGGAAAAGGCTGGGATATATCGGCCTGCTTTCTATGGTGAGGCGTGCGATACGAAAGATTGCACCTGATTTGGTGCACAGTCATTACGCCACCGGCTACGGCCTGTGGGGGAAATACAGTGATATTCACCCATTCATCATTTCGGTATGGGGCTCGGATATCGTAGAATTTCCCTCCAACGGCTTGAAGCGATGGGGGCTCCGAAGAATTCTACTCGCCGCCGATTATGTGACGGCCACCAGTGAATTCCTGAAATCGCAGACGCTTATGCTGGCTCCGGAGACAGCCTCGCGGATAGCGGTCATACCCTTCGGGGTGGAGATACCTCCGGCTCGTTCGCCCAGGCAATCGGCCGAAGTCAGACTTATTTTTATGAAGGCGCATCAGAGGAAATATGGTCCCGATATTCTATTAAAGGCGTTGCATCTATTATCGGACAGGGGCAAGCATATAGTGCTGACGATGGCCGGAACGGGTGAATTGACCGATGATCTGAAAAGCATGGTGCATGAATTTCTGCTTGATGACAGGGTGAAATTTGTTGGATATATAGAAAATGATCAGGTGCCTTCCATTCTGGCGGAACATGATATTATGGTGATGCCGTCATTGGCCGAATCTTTCGGTGTGGCGGCTCTGGAGGGGGCGGCAGTGGGATTACCGGTCATTGCCTCAGATGTGGGCGGTATTCCGGAGGTTGTGGAAGACGGCGAGACCGGCATTCTGGTAAGGCCCGGTGACCCGGAGAGTCTGGCTGAAGCAATAATGAAATTGGCCTCTGATGTCGAATTAAGAAAGAGAATGGGAAAAGCCGGAAAAGAAATGGTCGGCCGGAAATATCGCTGGCAGGCAAGCATTGATCAAATGGTGCAGCTTTACGAAAGATTGATGATGAGGAAGAGGGCATAATATGAAAGTTCCCTTTTTCAGATTGAAGTTTACTTCTTCCGAAAGGAAGGCGGTTCTTGAGGTTCTCAAATCCGGGTGGGTCACCAGCGGCCCGAAGGCACGGGAATTTGAGAATAAGATAAGGGCAATTGCGGGAGCCAAATATGCGGTGGCGGTTTCCTCATGCACGGCCGGGTTACATCTGGCGCTGAGGGCGTTTGGTATTGGTGATGGTGATGAAGTGATTACATCGCCATTCACCATGGCGGCCACGGTTGAGGCCATTCTTTATACCGGCGCAAAACCGGTTCTGGCCGATATCGACCCGGTGACGCTGAATATTAATCCCGACTGCATTGAGGGTAAGATTACCTCACGGACAAAGGCAATACTGCCGATTGATATTGCCGGCTGGCCGTGCGCAAATGATAAGATCAGAAAAATCGCCCGGAAGCATCATCTGTATCTCATTGAAGATGCCGCTCATGCCCTGGGGGCGTCTTACCGGCAAAGGCCAATCGGTTCTCTGGCCGATGCCACGGTATTTTCTTTCTATTCGACCAAGAATATCACTACCGGCGAGGGGGGAATGGTGGTCACAGATTCGAAAAAGCTGACGGAACGTATCCGTCATCTCTCGCTGCACGGGATGACTTCCTCGGGGTGGAAAAGATATGCCGGCGGCGGCTGGAAATACGATATTACGGAACTGGGGTACAAGGAGAATCTTTCCGATCTGGCGGCCGGACTGGGACTGGGACAACTGAGCCGTTTCGAGGCGATGCAGCAGAGGCGGCACAGGCTGGCGCGGCTGTACTATCGGGGATTGGAAGATCTGACCGACTATCTGGAATTGCCGTACCTGGATGAGAATTCGAAGCATGCCTGGCATCTGTTCATCATAAGAATGAATCCTGGAATGTGGCGGATTGACCGGGATCGATTGATTGCGGAACTGGAGAGGAAGGGTGTCGGATGCGGGGTGCATTTCATCCCGGTGCATCATTTTTCATATTTTCGAAGAGCATTAAAATTTAAAAAAGCGGATTTGAAGCAGGCAGATTGGAGCTTCCAGAGAGTGATTTCGCTTCCTTTTTATTTTGACCTGAACGCCAGAGAAATAGAATATGTATGCCGCACAATAAAAGCTCTGGCGGTGAAATTCGGGAAATAGCGGGCATTATTTTCGCCGCAAATCATAAGCCGCTCCCCGTAAAGAGGAGCGGCTTTTCTCGCCGGTTTTTTAATACATCATTTCAGAAGCGACATTTTGATCGTTCCGGAGTAACTGCCGGCCTGCATGACTGTTAGATAAATACCTGAAGATACCCTGGCACCATAGGAATCGGTGCCGCGCCAGATAACTTCATATCGGCCGGGTGACTTCGGTTCGTCAACCAGAGTCGCCACCACCTGCCCGAGAATATTCATAACCACGATCTTAACGCGAGTAAGAGTGGGCACATCATAGGAAATAATCGTTTCGGGATTGAAGGGATTGGGGTGATTCTGATTAAGCTTGAAGTCGGTCGGCAGAGCCGGCCCGGCCGCCTCTTCGGAAGCAAACTCATTAAGTTTATCGATGTTGCAGAGACATCCATATATTGTGATGGAATGAGGGTCTCGGTTGACATATTGTCTTGATGAACTGGAAATCATCGTATCGTTGGAAATCGTCGGTGTTCCGGAGACGCTTCCATACCGACTGCAGTATCTGATCATCACCTCCGCGACTTTCGTGTAATTGTTTCCATTGGGTGAGATGCCATTGAAGCCGGTGGACGAGTTGCCATAGATACGATATTGGGTACCACTGATCTTAGTATATCTAATACCGGCCGTATAACCGGTATCAATAGTGCGGATTTCTGCTCCCGCGGGTATCGTGACTGTAAATCCAAAATGATCCAGGCTGAAATTATTGCGCAGCTTAACCTCCTGATGCACGTGGCATGTCCCGCTGGTGCCGGGGAGATTAATCTCGCCCATTCTGATTTCCACCGAGTCGTTACCGCCATTGATCAATTTACTGTTTGTCGTGTCGCAGCGAACTACATTGAGCGTATCCCAAACCTGGGAAAGGTCATTGTTGTCGTCATATTTCCCTTTGAAAGCGACTTTTAAATAGCGGTTAGCATAACTGCTCGGAGAATAAGAGCCGTCGTTGAAGTCGAAGGTCATCTTTGCCAAATCGGCGTAATCAGTCACGGCGTGGACATGGTTGGTCAGATTAGCATCATAAAGCTGTCGGACCGATGCCTGCTTGGTTCCGCCGGAGGAATAGGAGGCATAATCGAAATCAAGCGCCTGAGCATCGGCAGCATCGACGTCTGTCACGGTCAAATAGTTGGTCGTATTGTAATTGAGAGTGATCGATTTGGTGACGTCACCGGCCGCGAAATTGTTCTTCATCTTTATCATGGCCGAGCAATCGTCATCATTCAGGCCAACCATCGAATCGCATGTACTGCAATGAAATTCCAGTTTCGCCGTATCGGCGTAGGCCGGTATGGTGATGACACCGTTCTTCAAAGTATCCATTTGCCTGACGTCAAAGCAGCCCGAGAATCCATCAAAAGGCACCGACCAGGAACTATCGCCGATGAAATCAATGTGGGCAGTGTTGCCCTGGGCGGCGTTTTTCACCTGAAAAACAAGGGTATAGAGCTTTGTCTCACTCGAGTATTCATCATGAAAAATGTTCAAGTACTCATAGACCCGCACCTTGAGAGTGTCCTTATTGCGCGTGCAATCCTTAATCATGTAGTATTCATTCTGATCGGCTACGTAGAAACTATCGTATTGAAGATAAGTTGTGTCAAATCTAAAATAAGTATAAGTTCCCCAGAAACGGTAGTTTGTCCTTACATAGACCGGGATATGAATTTTGGTCTGTAAAGCGCCGCCGGTAATCGTTGTGTCATGGATCGAGTAGGTTTCATTATAGTTATCAATAACCGTGACTGAGCCGTCGTCGAGATTGCCCTGCGGCGGATAATGCCG is drawn from Candidatus Zixiibacteriota bacterium and contains these coding sequences:
- a CDS encoding glycosyltransferase; translated protein: MPGIINTNRKIVILGNAASVHIRRWAKGISDSGLGVTVISYGGKEIEGIETILLGGQTGKRLGYIGLLSMVRRAIRKIAPDLVHSHYATGYGLWGKYSDIHPFIISVWGSDIVEFPSNGLKRWGLRRILLAADYVTATSEFLKSQTLMLAPETASRIAVIPFGVEIPPARSPRQSAEVRLIFMKAHQRKYGPDILLKALHLLSDRGKHIVLTMAGTGELTDDLKSMVHEFLLDDRVKFVGYIENDQVPSILAEHDIMVMPSLAESFGVAALEGAAVGLPVIASDVGGIPEVVEDGETGILVRPGDPESLAEAIMKLASDVELRKRMGKAGKEMVGRKYRWQASIDQMVQLYERLMMRKRA
- a CDS encoding DegT/DnrJ/EryC1/StrS family aminotransferase; the protein is MKVPFFRLKFTSSERKAVLEVLKSGWVTSGPKAREFENKIRAIAGAKYAVAVSSCTAGLHLALRAFGIGDGDEVITSPFTMAATVEAILYTGAKPVLADIDPVTLNINPDCIEGKITSRTKAILPIDIAGWPCANDKIRKIARKHHLYLIEDAAHALGASYRQRPIGSLADATVFSFYSTKNITTGEGGMVVTDSKKLTERIRHLSLHGMTSSGWKRYAGGGWKYDITELGYKENLSDLAAGLGLGQLSRFEAMQQRRHRLARLYYRGLEDLTDYLELPYLDENSKHAWHLFIIRMNPGMWRIDRDRLIAELERKGVGCGVHFIPVHHFSYFRRALKFKKADLKQADWSFQRVISLPFYFDLNAREIEYVCRTIKALAVKFGK